The following proteins come from a genomic window of Lachnoclostridium phytofermentans ISDg:
- the sigH gene encoding RNA polymerase sporulation sigma factor SigH yields MSKKQYEMISDEEIISLIRGDDRLAMDYLIDKYKNLVRKKAKALYLIGGDREDLIQEGMIGLYKAIRDYQKDKEASFLTFADLCVSRQMYTAIKNSNTKKNQPLNNYISIDSSNYNNDVEGADSISYVAHLAHARSMNPEEMLIDRENTSQLETKLMDSLSSFEKKILTLYLNDNSYSKIAQMLKKEPKAIDNGLQRIKRKLNTALKDLQGKG; encoded by the coding sequence ATGTCCAAGAAGCAGTATGAGATGATTAGTGATGAAGAAATCATTTCACTCATTCGCGGGGATGACCGCCTAGCGATGGATTATTTAATCGACAAATACAAGAATCTAGTGCGTAAGAAAGCGAAAGCCTTGTATTTGATTGGAGGAGATAGGGAAGATCTAATCCAGGAGGGAATGATAGGTTTATACAAAGCCATTCGTGACTACCAAAAAGATAAGGAGGCTTCCTTTCTTACCTTTGCTGATTTATGCGTATCCAGACAAATGTATACCGCAATCAAGAATTCGAATACGAAAAAGAATCAGCCACTAAATAACTATATCTCAATCGATAGTTCGAATTACAATAATGATGTAGAGGGAGCTGATTCTATCTCATATGTAGCTCATTTGGCTCATGCTAGAAGCATGAATCCAGAAGAGATGCTAATTGACAGAGAAAATACATCTCAGCTGGAAACGAAACTGATGGATTCGTTAAGTTCTTTTGAAAAGAAGATCCTGACTCTATATCTGAACGATAATAGCTACAGTAAGATTGCACAGATGCTAAAGAAAGAACCAAAAGCAATCGATAATGGTTTGCAGCGTATCAAACGTAAGCTTAATACTGCATTAAAAGACCTACAAGGAAAAGGTTAA
- a CDS encoding ABC transporter substrate-binding protein — MKRKMIGLLLCLTLAISLLSGCKKNDANSTSGDTKPTDAAKQTNTPVPTKEASNPVEKKIQLKLGIWPEDTLTDDINMHKEFVKRFNETHPNVEVVPAYYKYAVDTFVPKAESGNLPTIFESWYTEPQKLIAGGFVADITDNLQKRGWLDTLNPSIRDLLSKDGRIYGIPRDGYALGLMLNVELFEEAGLVDANGYPIYPKTWDELAETAKKIKDATGMAGICILAKDGAGGWHFSNIAWAFGATLTKDNGDGTFTANVDSAEAIAAMQYVKDLRWKYDVLTPDPINEDWGTGFANLGVGTAAMYIAANDAVNQPTQVNGLPVDKLAMCALPAGPNGAQYSLSGGTPYMFSKDATSEEIDAALDYLEIMGKAPVATDEAIAGMKADAENRVANGVPVIPRFPCWIVQKVLDAESQIIKDYGNVDPKMFESYFNATKQSGNLRMEEPGSAQDLYAELTKVLQAVVTDKDADVAALMQKANANYQSILDDLFKK; from the coding sequence ATGAAACGAAAAATGATCGGCCTATTGTTATGCTTAACGTTAGCAATTAGTTTGCTTTCGGGCTGCAAGAAAAATGATGCAAATTCTACCTCAGGCGATACAAAGCCAACAGATGCTGCAAAACAGACGAATACTCCCGTACCTACAAAAGAAGCAAGTAATCCTGTAGAAAAAAAGATCCAGCTAAAATTAGGTATCTGGCCAGAAGATACCCTTACTGATGATATTAATATGCACAAGGAATTTGTAAAGAGATTTAATGAGACCCATCCTAATGTTGAAGTAGTTCCTGCTTACTATAAATACGCTGTTGATACCTTTGTTCCAAAGGCTGAGTCTGGTAACTTACCAACTATCTTTGAATCCTGGTATACAGAGCCACAGAAGTTAATTGCAGGCGGATTTGTTGCTGATATCACAGATAATTTACAGAAAAGAGGATGGTTAGATACTCTTAATCCATCTATCCGTGATTTATTGTCCAAGGATGGAAGAATCTATGGTATTCCACGTGATGGTTACGCTCTTGGCTTAATGCTAAATGTGGAATTATTTGAAGAAGCAGGTCTTGTAGATGCCAACGGTTACCCAATCTATCCAAAGACTTGGGACGAATTAGCTGAGACAGCAAAGAAGATTAAAGATGCTACTGGTATGGCAGGTATTTGCATACTTGCTAAGGACGGTGCTGGTGGATGGCATTTCTCCAATATAGCATGGGCATTTGGTGCTACATTAACCAAAGATAATGGGGATGGAACCTTTACTGCAAATGTAGATTCCGCAGAAGCTATTGCAGCTATGCAATATGTTAAAGATTTAAGATGGAAATATGATGTTTTAACACCAGATCCAATCAACGAAGATTGGGGTACTGGCTTTGCTAACCTTGGTGTTGGAACAGCAGCAATGTACATAGCTGCGAATGACGCAGTAAATCAGCCTACTCAGGTAAATGGTCTTCCTGTAGACAAATTAGCTATGTGTGCTCTACCAGCAGGACCTAATGGTGCTCAGTATTCTTTATCCGGCGGTACTCCATACATGTTCTCTAAGGATGCTACTTCAGAAGAAATCGATGCAGCTTTAGATTATCTCGAGATTATGGGTAAAGCTCCTGTTGCTACTGATGAAGCAATCGCTGGTATGAAGGCAGATGCTGAGAACAGAGTAGCAAATGGTGTTCCAGTAATTCCAAGATTCCCATGCTGGATTGTTCAGAAAGTTTTAGACGCAGAATCTCAGATTATAAAAGATTATGGTAACGTAGATCCTAAGATGTTTGAGAGTTATTTTAATGCAACAAAGCAAAGCGGAAATCTTAGAATGGAAGAACCAGGTTCTGCTCAAGATTTATATGCAGAGTTAACGAAAGTGTTACAGGCTGTAGTTACAGATAAGGATGCAGATGTTGCAGCATTAATGCAAAAAGCAAATGCTAATTATCAAAGCATATTAGATGATCTTTTCAAAAAATAA
- a CDS encoding Mini-ribonuclease 3, with product MEESLIARVRDTFALPETDIKTYSPLTLAYIGDGIYDLIIRTMLVEKGNSQVNKLHQKASSLVKATAQKEILHAIQDILTEEELGVFKRGRNAKSVTTAKNASVTDYRIATGFEAMIGYLYMTEQMERILYLVKEGLTKTDLLV from the coding sequence ATGGAAGAGAGCTTAATCGCTAGGGTACGTGATACCTTTGCACTCCCAGAGACTGATATTAAAACCTATTCTCCACTCACCCTAGCATATATTGGGGATGGCATCTATGATTTAATCATTCGTACGATGCTAGTAGAGAAGGGTAATTCACAGGTAAATAAACTGCATCAAAAAGCTAGTAGCTTAGTAAAAGCAACTGCACAGAAGGAAATCCTCCATGCAATACAGGATATATTAACCGAGGAGGAACTTGGTGTATTCAAACGAGGAAGAAATGCTAAGTCTGTCACAACGGCAAAGAATGCATCTGTGACTGATTATCGAATAGCAACCGGATTTGAAGCTATGATAGGTTACCTGTATATGACGGAGCAGATGGAGCGAATTCTCTATTTGGTTAAGGAAGGTTTGACTAAAACCGATTTACTTGTTTGA
- the cysS gene encoding cysteine--tRNA ligase → MKIYNTLTKAKEEFIPLQEGKVSMYVCGPTVYNYIHIGNARPVVVFDTVRRYLEYKGYDVNFVSNFTDVDDKIIKKANEEGVSAHEISERYIKEYLKDTEALNVLPVTTRPKATEEIDGMIDMIEELIEKGHAYEKNGTVYFKTRSFKQYGKLSKKNIDDLEAGARIAVADEKDDPMDFVLWKPKKVGEPAWSAPWCDGRPGWHIECSVMSKKYLGDQIDIHAGGEDLIFPHHENEIAQTECCTGKEFAKYWMHNGFLNVDNKKMSKSEGNFFTVREIFAEYAPAVLRFFLLSVNYRSPINFSRDIIESSKNGLERIQTAVEQLHFLAKVKAEKGELSTELTESESTLLKEFDALIKKFEDAMDDDFNTADAISSIFEMVKLSNTYVTVESSVEMIQKVLSNITTFCDILGLETEKKAEILDEEIEQLIADRQSARKAKDFAKSDEIRNLLLEKGIILEDTREGVKWKRA, encoded by the coding sequence ATGAAGATATACAACACATTAACAAAAGCTAAAGAAGAATTCATACCCTTACAGGAAGGTAAAGTTAGCATGTATGTATGCGGCCCGACTGTTTATAATTATATCCACATAGGAAATGCAAGACCAGTAGTCGTATTCGATACGGTAAGACGATATCTAGAGTATAAAGGATATGATGTTAATTTCGTATCTAATTTTACTGATGTTGATGATAAAATAATTAAAAAAGCAAACGAAGAAGGGGTTTCTGCACATGAAATCTCAGAACGTTACATCAAGGAATACTTAAAAGATACTGAAGCTCTTAATGTATTACCGGTAACAACCAGACCAAAGGCAACAGAAGAAATCGATGGTATGATTGACATGATTGAAGAACTCATAGAGAAAGGTCATGCTTACGAAAAAAATGGAACCGTTTACTTTAAGACAAGAAGTTTTAAGCAATATGGTAAGTTATCAAAGAAAAATATAGACGATCTAGAGGCAGGCGCGCGAATTGCAGTAGCAGATGAGAAAGATGATCCAATGGATTTCGTTCTTTGGAAACCAAAGAAAGTTGGCGAGCCTGCTTGGAGTGCGCCTTGGTGTGATGGTAGACCAGGCTGGCATATTGAGTGTTCTGTTATGAGTAAAAAATATCTTGGAGATCAGATTGATATTCATGCAGGCGGTGAAGACCTAATTTTCCCGCATCATGAGAATGAAATCGCTCAAACTGAATGCTGCACTGGTAAAGAATTCGCAAAGTATTGGATGCATAATGGGTTTTTAAACGTTGATAATAAGAAGATGTCAAAATCCGAAGGAAATTTCTTTACTGTACGTGAAATCTTCGCAGAGTATGCACCGGCTGTACTTCGTTTCTTCCTATTAAGCGTAAATTATCGAAGCCCGATTAATTTTAGCCGTGATATTATAGAATCATCAAAAAATGGTTTAGAGCGTATCCAAACCGCAGTAGAACAGCTTCACTTCTTAGCGAAAGTAAAAGCTGAGAAAGGTGAGCTTTCAACTGAATTAACAGAGTCTGAAAGCACTCTTTTGAAGGAATTTGATGCACTAATTAAAAAGTTCGAAGACGCGATGGATGATGACTTTAATACTGCGGATGCTATTAGTTCTATCTTTGAGATGGTAAAGTTATCAAATACGTATGTAACAGTAGAGAGCAGTGTAGAAATGATTCAAAAAGTTCTTTCCAATATCACGACATTTTGTGATATACTTGGATTGGAAACAGAGAAAAAAGCAGAAATTCTGGACGAAGAAATCGAACAACTCATTGCGGATAGACAAAGTGCCAGAAAAGCAAAAGACTTTGCGAAATCAGATGAGATTAGAAATCTTCTCCTTGAAAAGGGAATTATCTTAGAAGATACCAGAGAAGGAGTAAAATGGAAGAGAGCTTAA
- a CDS encoding carbohydrate ABC transporter permease, translating into MKEKKKVPKTSWKKKDFLGWMIMLPSIILFAFFVWEPLIESVRLSLYTAKGIHTEDFVGFDNYLRVLRHPDFMDALKNTFVYIGWSLVIGFAVPIIIALLITETIHFRSLFRVGVYFPNIIPGLATVMLWGFFFRPGNTGVLNILLSKIGIESQKWLNNAALTIPLIVLTMTWKSAGSTSLIYMAGISGINPELYEAATIDGAGIRQRIRFITLPSVFSLAKTLLILQVIAVFQILYEPLVMTNGGPNNASISIMQLVYNYAFRDYKYPMAAALSVMICIVLIILSGIYFKLTTKKED; encoded by the coding sequence ATGAAAGAAAAAAAGAAAGTGCCAAAAACATCTTGGAAGAAAAAAGATTTCCTTGGCTGGATGATCATGCTGCCTTCAATTATTTTATTTGCATTTTTCGTATGGGAGCCTCTTATTGAAAGCGTTCGGTTATCATTATATACGGCTAAGGGGATTCATACAGAAGATTTTGTTGGTTTTGATAATTATCTAAGAGTGTTACGACATCCAGACTTTATGGATGCATTAAAAAATACGTTTGTTTACATAGGTTGGTCATTAGTTATTGGATTTGCAGTTCCGATTATAATTGCACTTCTTATCACGGAGACAATACATTTTCGTAGTTTATTTCGAGTGGGGGTATACTTTCCGAATATAATCCCAGGACTTGCCACAGTTATGTTGTGGGGGTTTTTCTTTCGTCCGGGTAATACTGGTGTTTTAAATATTCTATTATCAAAAATCGGAATTGAAAGTCAGAAATGGTTAAATAATGCGGCGTTGACAATACCACTGATTGTCTTAACCATGACATGGAAGAGTGCCGGATCTACCTCTTTGATTTATATGGCTGGTATTAGCGGAATTAATCCAGAATTATATGAAGCAGCAACAATTGATGGCGCAGGTATTAGACAAAGAATTCGTTTTATAACGCTGCCAAGTGTATTTTCTTTAGCTAAGACATTATTAATACTTCAGGTGATTGCAGTATTTCAGATACTTTATGAACCATTGGTAATGACCAATGGTGGGCCGAACAATGCTAGTATATCTATTATGCAGCTAGTATATAATTATGCTTTCCGTGATTATAAATATCCAATGGCTGCGGCATTATCGGTCATGATTTGCATCGTTTTAATTATCTTAAGTGGAATCTACTTTAAACTTACTACAAAGAAAGAAGATTAG
- a CDS encoding glycoside hydrolase family 65 protein, with amino-acid sequence MAKIADLYYKADPFQIIEEGFDPNYAKVSESIFSLGNEYMGVRGYFEEGYSSDSLVGSYFNGIYERAEVSSQNYKGIIDYTEFMVNSVDYFYTKVSLDGEQLDLAKVKINQFRRYLDLKTGVLKRSFIWELQNGKQIEIMFERFLSMSDACMAGQRIRFLPLNFDGKLNVSLGLDFTRPHYMTGKNYFTCVEGSAEEDSAAEKNSLTEEISKAEENSMVEENSQAEEKSLALEDSAKDDSLFLIGTTKNTGQKIASMCKIDVPNSATGNIEKEENKIAIAYQIELKKQRETVITKVICNLVCKKKDESEYKKFNVRCEEKWNNRANFHYDQLLAESIMWWKEKWKESDIVIEGDELNQQGIRYCIFQMHQTYHGTEAGTNIGAKGLTGEAYSGNAFWDTETYCLPFYIFNNLKAAKNLLMFRYETLEEAKLRAKELDCKGAFYPIATISGRECCSLWQHSSLQLQASTGVAYGIWSYVKLTNDVEFLHQYGIPMLIEISRMLVTRGDYNADGTKYGYYGVMGPDEFQMMVNHNCYTNVLGKLTLKFTYDVMKQLKEEGLSEQEIVNRYQVSSEEIEDFKKKADDMWIPYHADTLLFEQHQGYFDLPHVDVDAIPIEEFPLYHHWTYDRIYRNDMIKQPDVLMMMLLFNSNFTIDQLKANYEFYEPRCIHESSLSPSVHSILASQLKKHKEAYQFFGFATRMDLDNYNRNTDEGLHTTSIAAAWMNIVYGFGGMRADGELLSFTPSIPETWTSYSFRIGYRGNVILVEVSKKEATFQVLEGSDVLVKIYENEYTLDQSKLKLEIPC; translated from the coding sequence ATGGCAAAAATAGCAGATTTATATTATAAAGCAGATCCTTTTCAAATTATTGAAGAAGGATTTGACCCAAACTACGCAAAAGTTTCGGAATCCATATTTTCTCTAGGAAATGAATATATGGGAGTCCGTGGATATTTTGAAGAAGGATATTCTTCCGATAGTTTAGTAGGAAGCTATTTCAATGGTATTTATGAAAGAGCAGAAGTTTCTTCACAAAATTATAAAGGTATTATAGATTATACCGAGTTTATGGTGAATTCGGTGGATTATTTTTATACGAAAGTATCTTTGGACGGAGAACAACTTGATTTGGCGAAGGTAAAAATAAATCAGTTTCGTCGTTACCTCGATCTAAAAACAGGAGTTTTAAAGCGTAGTTTTATATGGGAGTTGCAAAATGGAAAACAAATAGAAATCATGTTTGAGCGTTTTTTATCCATGAGTGACGCTTGTATGGCTGGACAGAGAATACGATTCCTGCCACTAAATTTTGATGGAAAGTTAAACGTTAGCCTTGGATTAGATTTTACAAGACCTCATTATATGACAGGCAAAAACTATTTTACCTGTGTTGAAGGTAGCGCTGAAGAAGATAGCGCGGCTGAAAAAAATAGCCTGACTGAAGAAATTAGTAAGGCTGAAGAAAATAGCATGGTTGAAGAAAATAGCCAGGCAGAAGAAAAGAGCCTGGCATTAGAAGATAGCGCAAAAGATGACAGCTTATTTTTAATTGGAACAACGAAGAACACAGGTCAAAAAATTGCTTCCATGTGTAAAATCGATGTTCCGAATTCAGCAACAGGTAACATTGAGAAAGAAGAAAACAAAATTGCAATAGCTTATCAAATTGAATTAAAGAAACAACGTGAAACAGTGATTACAAAAGTAATATGTAATCTAGTTTGTAAGAAAAAAGATGAATCTGAATATAAAAAGTTTAACGTTAGATGCGAAGAGAAATGGAACAATAGAGCAAACTTCCATTATGACCAACTTCTTGCTGAGAGTATCATGTGGTGGAAAGAAAAGTGGAAAGAATCGGATATTGTAATTGAAGGTGATGAACTAAATCAACAAGGGATCCGTTACTGTATTTTTCAAATGCATCAGACTTATCACGGAACAGAAGCTGGAACTAATATTGGTGCTAAAGGGCTAACCGGTGAGGCTTATAGCGGCAATGCGTTTTGGGATACCGAGACTTATTGTTTGCCATTTTATATATTTAACAACCTAAAAGCAGCAAAAAATTTATTAATGTTTCGCTATGAGACTTTAGAAGAAGCAAAGCTACGCGCAAAGGAATTGGATTGTAAAGGGGCATTTTATCCAATTGCTACAATTAGTGGTAGAGAATGTTGCAGTTTATGGCAGCATTCAAGCCTACAGCTACAGGCTTCCACAGGAGTTGCCTATGGAATCTGGAGTTATGTGAAATTAACGAATGATGTTGAATTTTTACACCAATATGGAATTCCGATGTTAATTGAAATAAGCCGTATGTTAGTTACGAGGGGAGATTATAACGCTGACGGTACTAAGTATGGATATTATGGTGTGATGGGGCCAGATGAATTTCAGATGATGGTGAATCACAATTGTTATACGAATGTTCTTGGCAAATTGACACTTAAATTTACTTATGATGTTATGAAGCAGCTAAAAGAAGAAGGACTAAGTGAGCAGGAGATCGTAAATCGTTATCAAGTATCCAGTGAGGAGATCGAAGATTTTAAGAAAAAAGCGGATGACATGTGGATACCGTATCATGCGGATACCTTGCTATTTGAGCAACATCAAGGGTATTTTGACCTTCCTCATGTAGATGTAGATGCAATACCAATAGAGGAATTTCCTCTTTATCACCATTGGACCTATGATAGAATCTATCGAAACGATATGATTAAACAACCGGATGTCTTAATGATGATGTTATTGTTTAACTCAAACTTTACAATAGATCAGTTAAAAGCAAATTATGAATTTTATGAGCCAAGGTGTATTCATGAGAGTTCCCTGTCTCCATCGGTTCATTCCATCCTGGCAAGTCAGTTAAAGAAACATAAGGAAGCTTATCAGTTCTTTGGTTTTGCAACAAGAATGGATTTAGATAATTATAATCGTAATACGGATGAAGGTTTACACACTACTTCGATTGCAGCAGCATGGATGAATATTGTATATGGATTTGGTGGTATGAGAGCAGATGGAGAACTCCTAAGTTTTACACCAAGTATTCCAGAAACTTGGACTTCATACTCCTTCCGTATAGGGTATCGTGGAAACGTAATATTAGTTGAGGTATCAAAAAAGGAAGCTACATTTCAAGTATTGGAGGGAAGTGATGTTCTCGTAAAAATCTATGAGAACGAATATACCTTAGACCAATCGAAACTAAAACTTGAGATACCATGTTGA
- a CDS encoding carbohydrate ABC transporter permease, with the protein MFFEKYRKKKDGTIRFYDLHSKKIKILCILILLLCFLMFIISIFPAIWVFLGSFKDIKEFRKSETILPNHFDLSVFAKTWKDLGFLKYYMNSFISVAGSVVCAVIFNGLLAYGLAILRPKGHKFLLGLVMWSLLIPATTSVVALFVNINRVGLNQSFIPLWLAFGANAFFVIMFKQFFEGLPSELLEAARLDGCGVLRVFQQIVLPLSKPIIAVIMIFAITASWSDFLLPYLVLDGSGKETVMVRLFAFRTSNATDVEVLRAVAFSMIPPTVLFIIFQKKITEGATMGAIKG; encoded by the coding sequence ATGTTTTTTGAAAAATATCGTAAGAAAAAAGATGGAACCATACGATTTTACGATCTTCATTCAAAGAAGATTAAAATACTCTGTATTCTAATTTTACTTCTTTGCTTCTTGATGTTTATCATATCCATCTTTCCTGCAATATGGGTTTTCCTTGGGAGCTTTAAGGATATTAAAGAATTTCGAAAAAGTGAAACCATTCTTCCAAATCACTTTGATTTAAGTGTATTTGCAAAGACTTGGAAGGATTTAGGCTTCTTAAAGTATTATATGAACTCATTTATTTCAGTCGCAGGCTCCGTTGTGTGTGCTGTTATCTTTAATGGATTACTCGCATATGGATTAGCTATTTTACGCCCAAAAGGACATAAGTTTTTATTGGGTCTTGTCATGTGGAGCTTATTAATTCCTGCTACTACGAGTGTTGTTGCACTTTTTGTTAACATTAATCGTGTGGGATTAAATCAATCATTTATTCCACTATGGCTAGCATTTGGAGCAAATGCATTTTTTGTCATAATGTTTAAGCAATTTTTTGAAGGCCTTCCATCAGAATTGTTGGAGGCAGCAAGGCTAGATGGTTGTGGCGTTTTACGCGTATTTCAACAAATTGTTTTACCATTATCAAAACCAATTATTGCTGTTATTATGATCTTTGCAATTACAGCGTCTTGGTCAGACTTCCTATTACCTTATCTAGTTTTGGATGGTTCTGGAAAGGAAACGGTAATGGTTCGATTGTTTGCATTCCGTACTTCGAATGCAACTGACGTTGAAGTTTTACGTGCGGTAGCATTTTCTATGATACCTCCGACCGTTTTATTTATCATCTTCCAGAAAAAAATAACAGAGGGTGCCACAATGGGCGCAATAAAGGGATAG
- the rlmB gene encoding 23S rRNA (guanosine(2251)-2'-O)-methyltransferase RlmB — MRYEELTMVGRNAVLEAFRAGKTIDRLFILDGCQDGPIKSILREAKKYDTIITFVKKERLDQMSEEGKHQGVIAYAAAYEYAEVDDLLEAAKAKGEAPFLIILDGIEDPHNLGAMLRTANQAGAHGIIIPKRRAVGLTATVAKVSAGAINYTPVAKVTNLVATMEELKQKGLWFVCADMSGEVMYRQNLTGPIGLVIGSEGEGVSRLVKEKCDFVTKIPMVGDIDSLNASVAMGVLTYEIVRQRSFAK, encoded by the coding sequence ATGAGATACGAAGAATTAACAATGGTAGGTAGAAATGCTGTATTAGAAGCATTTCGTGCGGGAAAGACAATAGACCGATTATTTATTTTAGATGGCTGTCAGGATGGTCCGATTAAATCAATTTTAAGAGAAGCAAAGAAGTACGATACCATCATTACATTCGTTAAGAAGGAACGTCTTGATCAGATGTCTGAAGAAGGGAAACATCAAGGGGTTATTGCTTACGCAGCTGCCTATGAATATGCGGAAGTTGATGATTTGTTAGAGGCTGCAAAAGCAAAGGGAGAAGCACCATTCTTAATTATATTAGATGGAATTGAAGATCCCCATAACTTAGGTGCAATGCTTCGAACTGCAAACCAAGCGGGAGCACATGGTATCATTATTCCTAAGCGCCGTGCAGTAGGACTTACAGCTACTGTAGCTAAGGTGAGCGCAGGAGCTATCAATTATACACCAGTTGCTAAGGTTACCAACCTTGTAGCAACCATGGAGGAATTAAAACAAAAAGGCCTATGGTTTGTATGTGCCGATATGAGTGGTGAAGTGATGTACCGTCAGAATCTAACTGGACCAATCGGCTTGGTAATTGGTAGTGAAGGAGAGGGTGTTTCTCGACTTGTAAAGGAAAAATGTGATTTTGTAACTAAGATTCCTATGGTAGGAGACATCGATTCTCTTAATGCATCTGTTGCTATGGGTGTATTAACTTATGAAATTGTTAGACAGAGAAGTTTTGCGAAATAA
- a CDS encoding MATE family efflux transporter, whose translation MNKQMSADLGNGKIGKLLFQLSVPAIAAQIINVLYNMVDRAYIGHIPDIGTQALTGVGVTMPVIMAISAFAALVAMGSAPRAGIMLGKKDPESAEKILGNSFFSLITVSIILTAVILIFGEPILMIFGASENTIGYGLDYLNIYALGTIFVQITLGMNAFISTQGFAKTSMYTVAIGAIINIILDPILIFGFDMGVKGAALATILSQAVSCIWVIRFLISDKSVLRIKKENVRFTPKIMLPCIALGLSPFIMQFTEAVIIVCFNSSLYKYGGDLAVGAMTILASIMQFSMLPLQGLTQGAQPIISYNFGAGNIDRIKKTFKILVTSCLTYSTLLWAIAMFVPKLFIIIFANSPELIDYTVWAVRIYMATSCIFGIQIACQQTFIAIGNAKISMFLALLRKVFLLIPLIFILPIFIEDKVFAVFLAEPIADFIAVSTTASMFIYTFRKLGVNKENAIDAAK comes from the coding sequence ATGAACAAACAAATGAGTGCTGATTTAGGTAATGGAAAGATCGGTAAGCTTTTATTTCAACTATCCGTACCTGCAATCGCAGCACAGATTATTAACGTACTCTACAACATGGTTGACCGTGCTTATATCGGTCATATTCCAGACATAGGTACACAGGCGTTAACTGGAGTTGGAGTAACTATGCCAGTAATCATGGCTATCAGTGCCTTTGCAGCTTTAGTTGCTATGGGAAGTGCCCCTAGAGCAGGTATTATGCTAGGAAAAAAGGATCCAGAAAGTGCTGAGAAGATTCTTGGAAACTCTTTTTTCTCCTTAATTACCGTGTCAATTATACTAACCGCAGTCATTTTAATATTTGGAGAACCAATTTTAATGATTTTTGGGGCCAGCGAGAATACCATAGGATACGGACTTGACTACCTTAATATCTATGCACTCGGTACCATCTTCGTACAAATCACACTTGGTATGAACGCATTTATCTCGACTCAGGGCTTTGCAAAAACTAGTATGTATACGGTGGCTATTGGTGCCATTATTAACATCATCTTAGACCCTATCCTAATCTTTGGTTTTGATATGGGGGTAAAGGGTGCTGCATTAGCAACAATACTTTCCCAGGCCGTATCCTGTATCTGGGTAATTCGATTCTTAATATCGGACAAATCAGTACTTCGGATTAAAAAAGAAAATGTAAGATTTACTCCTAAGATTATGCTTCCATGTATTGCACTTGGACTTTCTCCTTTTATCATGCAGTTCACAGAGGCCGTAATTATTGTTTGTTTCAACTCAAGTTTATATAAGTATGGTGGTGATCTCGCAGTAGGAGCGATGACCATCTTAGCCAGTATCATGCAATTTTCAATGTTACCACTCCAAGGACTTACCCAAGGTGCCCAACCGATTATTTCTTATAACTTCGGAGCAGGTAATATTGACCGTATAAAAAAGACTTTTAAAATTTTGGTAACTTCCTGTTTGACTTACTCCACATTGCTTTGGGCAATTGCAATGTTTGTACCAAAGCTATTTATTATAATCTTTGCTAATTCACCAGAGCTTATTGATTATACAGTATGGGCAGTTCGTATCTATATGGCGACTTCTTGTATCTTTGGTATTCAAATAGCATGCCAGCAAACTTTTATAGCGATAGGAAATGCAAAGATTAGTATGTTCCTTGCTTTATTAAGAAAAGTGTTTTTACTCATTCCACTTATCTTCATATTACCAATCTTTATTGAAGATAAAGTATTTGCAGTTTTCCTAGCTGAGCCAATTGCTGACTTCATAGCTGTTTCGACTACAGCATCGATGTTTATTTACACCTTTAGGAAACTTGGTGTGAATAAGGAAAATGCTATAGATGCTGCGAAGTAA
- a CDS encoding MarR family winged helix-turn-helix transcriptional regulator — MESFLVNFIKMDKLYLQTCHEVVCDYDLTRNEVICLLFLQNNKPLDSAKDIVQYRKISKGLVAKSVESLIDSGYLTVIKDALDSRILHLHPTKECEPILIKLAKARDEFHNYLMAGISEEDQLLLDKISQQMITNLEGMIS; from the coding sequence ATGGAAAGTTTTCTTGTAAATTTTATAAAAATGGATAAACTCTATCTTCAAACTTGTCATGAAGTAGTATGTGATTATGATCTCACAAGAAATGAAGTAATATGTTTGTTATTTCTCCAGAATAACAAACCTCTTGATAGTGCAAAAGATATTGTACAATACCGTAAGATATCAAAAGGTCTTGTGGCTAAAAGTGTCGAATCCCTTATAGATTCTGGGTATTTAACTGTGATAAAAGATGCTTTGGACAGTCGTATCTTGCACCTTCATCCTACAAAAGAATGTGAACCCATTTTAATAAAGTTGGCCAAAGCTCGTGATGAATTCCATAATTATTTAATGGCTGGTATCAGTGAAGAAGATCAATTATTGTTAGATAAAATTAGTCAACAAATGATAACGAATCTAGAAGGGATGATTTCATGA